AATATCACGTATATGGAACTCAATGTCAACGCCGATTTCATGAATCGATTCAGCGCGGCCAAGTTTCTGCCACACACCGATCCGAAGTTGTTTCCTTCGGTGAATCGAAAACCCATCGACAATGCCGATGGTCCGGTTGCAAACTGACGATACAATCGAACCATCTCCGATACGTCCACGAATCATCCCGGCCCTGCCTCCGGCGGAGGCCAGGCGAAAAACGGGATTTCCGTTCAAGCGCTTTATGCCAAGCGGCCCATAACCTATAGCCCATAGCCCATAGCCTATAGCCCATAGCCTATAGCCCATTTCAGAGGAGCACCATTCATGGAAAAACACCACAAATTCTCGATCGGGTATATTCTGCTGGCAGTATGGGGGGTACTCATCCTGCAGAATATGCTCACCTCCGCCTTGTCCATCCAGACCATACCTTACAGCGAATTCATTCGATTGCTCAAACAGAACAAGATCACCGAAATCGCCATCAGCGCCAACCAGATTCAGGGGAAAAAGCTGATGGACGACGGGAAAACAGAATTGTTTCGAACGGTTCGGGTCGACCCCGATCTTTCGAACATGCTCGAACAATACCACGTCACCTTCAAGGGAGAGGTCGAATCCACCCTGTTGCGGGACTTGCTATCCTGGTTCATGCCCATCCTCATTTTTTTCGGCATCTGGTACGTGATTTTCCGAAAAATGCAGGGGGCTCAGGCCGGTTTCATGATGCTGGGCAAGAACAAGGCCAAAATCTACATGGAAAACGAACTGGATGTCCGCTTCGATGACGTGGCGGGCGTCGATGAGGCGAAAGCCGAACTGGTTGAAATCGTGGAATTTCTCAAACAACCGGAACGGTATACCCGAATCGGCGGCAAAATGCCCAAGGGGATTCTGCTCGTCGGCCCGCCCGGATCCGGTAAAACGCTTCTGGCAAAGGCCGTGGCCGGTGAGAGCAAGGTTCCCTTCTTTTCGATGAGCGGCAGCGAATTCGTGGAAATGTTCGTGGGGCTTGGCGCCGCGAGGGTTCGTGATCTGTTCGTTCAGGCCAAGGAAAAGGCGCCCTGCATCATTTTCATCGACGAGCTCGATGCGCTGGGCAAGGCCCGCGGCTTTGGCGCCATGGGCGGGCATGATGAGCGGGAGCAAACCCTGAACCAGTTGCTGGTCGAAATGGACGGTTTCGATTCTCGGGTCGGGGTCATTCTGATGGCGGCCACCAACCGCCCCGAAATCCTGGATCCGGCGCTTCTCAGACCCGGCAGATTCGACCGGCAGGTCCTGGTGGACCGGCCCGACAAGAAGGGGCGTGAGGATATTCTCCGGGTGCATCTCAAGAAAACCCCTGTGGAGCCGGATGTGGATGTGGAAAAGATAGCGGCCATGACATCGGGCATGGTGGGCGCGGATCTGGAGAACCTGATCAACGAGGCCACCCTGCTCGCGGCCAGAAAAGACAAGGAAACCGTCGGCATGGCGGAATTCACCGAAGCCGTCGAACGGATCATCGCCGGGCTCGAAAAGAAGAACCGCCTGATCAATCCGGACGAGAAAAAGATTGTCGCCTATCATGAACTCGGGCATGCCCTGGTGGCCATGGCGCTTCCGGGAACCGATCCCGTCCAGAAAATCACCATCATTCCGAGAGGCATTGCGGCCCTCGGCTATACCATGCAGGTGCCGACCGAGGATCGCTTTCTGATGAGGCAATCGGAGCTCCTGAACAAGATCGCCACCCTTCTTGGCGGCCGGGCGGCCGAATCCATCATTTTCGAAGAAATTTCCACAGGCGCTCACAACGACTTGGCCAGGGCAACCGACATTGCACGCAGCATGGTTCGGGAATACGGCATGAGCCCGAAAATGGGGCAGGTCTATTTCGCCAAGGGTCAGCGCTCCCCGTTTCTGGGTGTGGCGCCTGAAGGCCCCAACGAATACAGCGAGGCAACGGCCCAGTTGATCGACGACGAAATACGCGCCATCATTGCGGCCCAGTATGAAAAGGCAACGGAGCTTCTGCGCCAACGGAAGCCGGTGCTCGACAAAGCCGCCCAGCTTCTGCTGGAAAAGGAAACCATCGAAGGAGAAGAGCTTGAGGCGTTGATTCAATCCGCATCCTGACACTGGATGGATCGATTCCGGCAGGCTTTGCGGATTCGCCTGCTCCGCAGCGACCGAAACACAGAAAAAGGAAGGTTGTCATGGGCCTGAAAGAGAATTGGCTCCAAAAAATGGCCATCGATCGGTTGAGCAACAAGGCGATCCTGTCCATCGGCGCTTCTGACGGAGGGAGCAAACTCGACAGGGATGCCGTGCGGGAACTTCTGTCCATCGCCGGCTACACGCACCGCAGGGAGCGTGATCTCGACATCTACCTTCCCCGGCCGGAGGCAGCCTCACAGGATATTCTGGTGCTCGACAATGCGCTGGGATTCTACCGGACGGACATCGCGGACATCGCCCTCCGTAAAAGCCCGACCGTCAAAGAAATGGTGAGCATCCGCAATGCCATCAAGATTTTGAACGACAAGGATGTCCTGATCAGCAGGAAAGCCGATTCGATCGGGCGCCTTCAACAAGAGGCCATTGGAACACTCGATCTGCAGATCACCGAAGCTGGGCTGGACGAAATGCTTGCGGATGCGCGGGAATCGCTACACAACAAATACGGTGAGGGTGTGGAGGAAGTGCTGGTAATCCTGGCGGACATGCTCGGGTTCCAGGTCGATCCCAGGCCCTTCGGGCTCGATCACCACCGGGTGATCGGCAGGGTGTCGAGTACACGGGCAGGCGATGCCGCCCTTTTTCCGGCGGCTGTCTTCGGCAGAATCCACAACCGCCTGATCTGGTTGCTGAAGCCGATCTCCGCCGCCGATCCCGAAACCGTCAAGCGCTACAAAACCCTGACGGCATCCCCCGATCTCAGCATGGTCCTGGTTGATGAAGACGCCCTGCAGGCGCTGAAAGACCAGGCCATGCGGAAAAGCTGAACCCGCCGGGGATCGCTGGGTCAGGCGTTTTGAATGAGCCTGCCATATAGCTGCAAGCTTCCAATGGGATCGGGCTTTCTTGATAGATCGGAATCCGCCCAACCCTTGCGATATCGGGCGGCTGTCCTGTGTTCCGCAGGATTTCACGCTGTATCGCAAAATTGCCTGTCCGCAGGCGGCGCACTGCTCCAAATAGGCCTTTCCGTTCAGGCGGAATAATACTCCCGATACCACTCGACAAATCGGGCGATGCCGGTCTGAAGCGGTGTAGCCGGCCGGAACCCCGCATCCCGCATCAGATCATCCACATCGGCGTAGGTTGCAGGCACATCTCCCGGTTGCAGATCCATGTAGATTTTCCGGGCGGTCTTTCCCAGGCAAGCCTCGATCGTTTCAATGAAATGGCTCAAAGTCACCGGCTGATTGTTGCCGATATTGTAAATGCGGTAGGGCGCCTTCGATGTGCCCGGATCGGGATGATCACTGTCCCACTCGGCGTTTGGCTCGGGAAGCCTGCCCATGATGCGCACAACGCCCTCGACGATATCGTCGATATAGGTGAAATCCCGCTGCATGTTGCCATGGTTGAACACCCGGATCGGCTCGTCGTTCAGGATGGCCCTGGTGAAGAGGAACAAGGCCATGTCGGGTCTCCCCCAGGGACCGTACACCGTGAAGAATCGAAGCCCGGTGCACGGCAGACGATACAGGTGGCTGTAGGTATGGGCCATCAGTTCGTTGGCTTTTTTCGTCGCCGCATAGAGGGATACCGGATGATCCACGTTGTGATGGACGGAAAACGGCATGAAGGTATTGGCCCCGTATACCGAGCTCGAGGATGCGAAAACGAGATGCTTCACGCCGCGGTGTCGACAGCCTTCCAGGACATTCAGAAAACCGACGAGATTGGTATCGACATAAGCCCTCGGATTGGTGAGGGAATAGCGAACGCCCGCCTGGGCCGCCAGATTGACGACGACATCGGGTTTTTCGGAGGCGAACACCCCGTCGATGGCTTTCTCATCGGTCAAATCCACCCGGTGAAAGGAGAAGCGCTGGTCTTTGGACAGGCGTTTCAGCCGATCTTCCTTGAGCTTTGGATCGTAGTAATCGTTCAGATTGTCGATGCCGATAACGGGCAATCCCGCCTGCAGCAGCCGGTTGGAAAGATGAAACCCGATGAATCCCGCCGCTCCGGTAACCAGCACCCGGTGAAATACCCAGTTCGAACCTGTCGTCATGATGCCTCCGCGTTGTCGATCTTGCCCCGAAGCTTTTTCTCGGCCCAGAGCGCCAGCGCTTCCCGGTTGATTTTTGCATTGTGCCGCACATCGACCGGAAATGCGCCGGGAAACAACACATGCCGGATGTCCTGGACCAAGGGATGACGGGATGCCGTTTCAAGCAGCTCCTGCTCGAGCTGTTTCAGATCGATCGGGGAATCCCCCATGACCGGCTCGATACAGATGGCAGGCGTCTGATCGGGCGGTTGCCCGACACCGACCAGGGCGCTTCGAAACACATTCGGGTGCTGATTGAAAATCGCTTCGCAAGGAATGGTGTATAATTCCCCTTTCCGCGTCTGAACCCGGTGCGATTTTCTGCCGCAGAACCAGAGCCTTCCCTGGCTGTCGAACCATCCGAGATCGCCCATGCGATGCCATAGCGTCTGACCGTCCTGAATCTTGTGCAGAGCGCTCATCTCCGGATCCTCGAAATACTGCCTGCTGACCAGATCGCCACTGACCACGATTTCTCCGACTTCAGCCCTGTCCATCACAAGCTGCTCATGCCATTTGGCAATGGGCTGATCGGTGATTTTGATGACATTCATCCGAACGCCGGCCAGCGGTCTTCCGACACAGATACCATATCCGTTTCGGGTAAGCGAAACCGTCTCTCCCAAAATTTCCCGACTCCCGATCGAGGTGACCGGGACGGCTTCGGTCGCACCGTAAGGGGTGTGGATTTCAACGCCATCGGCCAGCATCCGGGAGAATGTCTCGATGGTATCGGCCGGAACCGGCGCCCCGGCAGAAACGACGCGTTTGAGGGAGTGCAGGCCGATCTTGTTCTGCGCCCCATATTCGCCGATCCTGCGCAACAAGGCGGGGGAAGCGAACATGTTCGTCACACCCTGGCTCAGAATCACCTCGATGATCCCTTGCGGATCGGCCTCCGCCGGTTTCGTGAAATCCATCTCGGGAATGACCGCCGTCATGCCGAGAGCGGGATCGAAAAGTGCAAACAGCGGGAAGGTCGCCAGATCGATTTCGTCTGGCGCGATATGAAAATGGGATCGGATGGTTCGGATCTGGGCGTCGAAATTGCCGTGCGTGTAGACAGCCCCCTTCGCTGGACCTGTAGAGCCGGAGGTGAACAGGATCGCCGCCTTGTCGCTTCGCTGGGTGGTCGCAACCGGATACGAGCTCCAGGGCAGGTAAAAAAGCTCCCGCAACGTATACCCCCCCCAAAACCAGCGCGGACCCGCCGTCACATTCACCCGAACGCTCCGGAACGCCGATCGGTTCAGAACTCTTGCGACATGGGCTTCCGGCACACCGATAAACGCTTCCGGGGCGCATTTGCGGATACACTGAAGCATCCCTTCCTTTCCCATG
The sequence above is drawn from the Desulfatirhabdium butyrativorans DSM 18734 genome and encodes:
- a CDS encoding NAD-dependent epimerase gives rise to the protein MTTGSNWVFHRVLVTGAAGFIGFHLSNRLLQAGLPVIGIDNLNDYYDPKLKEDRLKRLSKDQRFSFHRVDLTDEKAIDGVFASEKPDVVVNLAAQAGVRYSLTNPRAYVDTNLVGFLNVLEGCRHRGVKHLVFASSSSVYGANTFMPFSVHHNVDHPVSLYAATKKANELMAHTYSHLYRLPCTGLRFFTVYGPWGRPDMALFLFTRAILNDEPIRVFNHGNMQRDFTYIDDIVEGVVRIMGRLPEPNAEWDSDHPDPGTSKAPYRIYNIGNNQPVTLSHFIETIEACLGKTARKIYMDLQPGDVPATYADVDDLMRDAGFRPATPLQTGIARFVEWYREYYSA
- the ftsH gene encoding ATP-dependent zinc metalloprotease FtsH: MEKHHKFSIGYILLAVWGVLILQNMLTSALSIQTIPYSEFIRLLKQNKITEIAISANQIQGKKLMDDGKTELFRTVRVDPDLSNMLEQYHVTFKGEVESTLLRDLLSWFMPILIFFGIWYVIFRKMQGAQAGFMMLGKNKAKIYMENELDVRFDDVAGVDEAKAELVEIVEFLKQPERYTRIGGKMPKGILLVGPPGSGKTLLAKAVAGESKVPFFSMSGSEFVEMFVGLGAARVRDLFVQAKEKAPCIIFIDELDALGKARGFGAMGGHDEREQTLNQLLVEMDGFDSRVGVILMAATNRPEILDPALLRPGRFDRQVLVDRPDKKGREDILRVHLKKTPVEPDVDVEKIAAMTSGMVGADLENLINEATLLAARKDKETVGMAEFTEAVERIIAGLEKKNRLINPDEKKIVAYHELGHALVAMALPGTDPVQKITIIPRGIAALGYTMQVPTEDRFLMRQSELLNKIATLLGGRAAESIIFEEISTGAHNDLARATDIARSMVREYGMSPKMGQVYFAKGQRSPFLGVAPEGPNEYSEATAQLIDDEIRAIIAAQYEKATELLRQRKPVLDKAAQLLLEKETIEGEELEALIQSAS
- a CDS encoding fatty acid CoA ligase family protein, which produces MNPSSDKLFNVASLLVNMAKERPYKRAVVCPSGRDDQGRLTFTHLTFRQLDMESDCLAHGLDSIGLSKGVKTLLMVRPGIDFFTLVFALFKTGAIPIVIDPGMGKEGMLQCIRKCAPEAFIGVPEAHVARVLNRSAFRSVRVNVTAGPRWFWGGYTLRELFYLPWSSYPVATTQRSDKAAILFTSGSTGPAKGAVYTHGNFDAQIRTIRSHFHIAPDEIDLATFPLFALFDPALGMTAVIPEMDFTKPAEADPQGIIEVILSQGVTNMFASPALLRRIGEYGAQNKIGLHSLKRVVSAGAPVPADTIETFSRMLADGVEIHTPYGATEAVPVTSIGSREILGETVSLTRNGYGICVGRPLAGVRMNVIKITDQPIAKWHEQLVMDRAEVGEIVVSGDLVSRQYFEDPEMSALHKIQDGQTLWHRMGDLGWFDSQGRLWFCGRKSHRVQTRKGELYTIPCEAIFNQHPNVFRSALVGVGQPPDQTPAICIEPVMGDSPIDLKQLEQELLETASRHPLVQDIRHVLFPGAFPVDVRHNAKINREALALWAEKKLRGKIDNAEAS